One part of the Desulfonema ishimotonii genome encodes these proteins:
- a CDS encoding peptidoglycan-binding domain-containing protein has protein sequence MKTSDIRLIQKNLSEEGLYTGQTDGKRGPQTDKAVNAALSDRSQDLPDEWSEWPEKRKAVAYLQLICKDNDIDPGPIDGFYGPRTEDAANDLRVLQSTGTLPRPFADIEPVIANPHNFPIERKANLDTFYGKPCDIPLVKVPCPWTLRLDWDLGSTTDKITIHKKLADSLGHILEEAFSYYGPDGIRKHGLDRYGGSYNCRKKRGSMTSWSTHAWAIAIDWYPSKNKLKWRSDQASLAHPDLDFWWELWEKEGWFSLGRSENRDWMHVQGTRR, from the coding sequence ATGAAAACAAGTGACATACGTCTGATTCAGAAGAACCTGTCGGAAGAAGGCCTGTACACCGGACAAACTGACGGCAAACGCGGGCCTCAGACCGATAAGGCTGTGAACGCGGCACTGTCGGACCGGTCACAGGACCTGCCGGACGAATGGTCGGAGTGGCCGGAAAAGCGCAAAGCCGTCGCATACCTGCAGTTGATCTGCAAAGACAATGACATCGACCCCGGCCCGATTGACGGATTCTACGGACCGCGAACAGAAGACGCCGCAAACGATCTGCGCGTTTTGCAGTCCACGGGAACCCTGCCGCGTCCCTTTGCGGATATCGAACCTGTCATTGCCAATCCCCACAATTTTCCCATCGAGCGAAAAGCGAATCTGGATACTTTTTACGGAAAGCCCTGTGACATCCCGCTGGTAAAAGTGCCCTGCCCCTGGACGCTCCGGCTGGACTGGGATCTTGGCAGCACCACAGACAAAATCACCATCCACAAAAAACTGGCCGACAGCCTCGGCCACATTCTGGAAGAGGCATTCAGCTATTACGGGCCGGACGGCATCAGAAAACACGGCCTGGACCGCTACGGCGGAAGTTACAATTGCAGAAAAAAACGCGGCAGCATGACCTCCTGGTCAACCCATGCCTGGGCCATTGCCATTGACTGGTATCCTTCGAAAAACAAACTGAAATGGAGAAGCGATCAGGCCAGCCTGGCCCACCCGGATTTGGATTTCTGGTGGGAATTGTGGGAAAAAGAAGGCTGGTTCAGTCTCGGACGCTCTGAAAACCGGGACTGGATGCATGTACAGGGCACCAGGCGGTAA
- a CDS encoding IS630 family transposase: MKISDISFSDYEISQLTEYRNNQKDVRLKIRFITLLMLAATDSCIEQVSSVIGCCIRTITNWVGLYNTQGIESLNSFNYKSKKSYLTFNQINQVIIYVNFDFPENTKEIREYIKDMFNVTYSEEAVRQLLVRRGLRLLQPKTVPGSPPPISEQKQFVRQYHELRNETGTKILFGDAMHLHHQYLPNRCWGDPGCPPVFETNSGRKRLNILGAYDIENHSLIHLTGEENCNADRVIEFFEKISQCYREYSEIYITVDNARYFHARKVSEWLENNPKIRLWFLPAYAPNLNLIERFWRFAKKNLVRGKYYKEYKTFRAKVFQFLNNTTDHIDELKSLMVEKFEMIYA, from the coding sequence ATGAAAATATCAGATATCAGTTTTTCAGATTATGAAATCAGTCAGCTGACGGAGTACAGAAACAATCAGAAAGATGTAAGACTGAAAATCAGATTTATAACGCTCCTCATGCTGGCAGCGACTGATTCATGTATTGAACAGGTTTCATCAGTAATCGGCTGTTGTATCAGAACAATAACCAATTGGGTCGGACTTTATAATACTCAGGGCATTGAGAGTCTGAATTCCTTTAATTACAAATCGAAAAAATCATACCTTACCTTCAATCAGATCAACCAGGTGATCATTTATGTAAACTTCGACTTTCCTGAAAATACCAAAGAAATCAGGGAATACATAAAAGACATGTTCAATGTGACTTACAGTGAGGAAGCTGTCAGGCAGTTGCTTGTAAGGCGCGGACTCAGGCTTCTCCAACCCAAAACAGTTCCCGGTTCTCCCCCTCCGATATCGGAACAGAAACAGTTTGTCCGACAATATCATGAACTCAGAAATGAAACCGGTACAAAAATTCTTTTCGGTGATGCCATGCATCTTCATCATCAGTATCTGCCGAACCGTTGTTGGGGAGACCCCGGATGTCCTCCTGTATTTGAAACAAATTCCGGCCGTAAACGACTGAATATTCTCGGGGCATACGATATTGAAAATCATTCACTGATCCATCTGACCGGTGAGGAAAATTGCAATGCTGACAGAGTTATAGAATTTTTTGAAAAAATATCTCAGTGTTACAGAGAATATTCTGAAATATATATAACAGTTGATAATGCCAGATACTTTCATGCCAGAAAAGTCAGCGAATGGCTTGAAAATAATCCTAAAATAAGATTGTGGTTTCTTCCGGCGTATGCACCGAACCTGAATCTGATTGAGCGCTTTTGGCGTTTTGCCAAAAAAAACCTTGTCAGAGGTAAATATTATAAGGAGTACAAAACATTTCGTGCAAAAGTTTTTCAATTCCTGAACAATACAACGGATCATATTGACGAATTAAAATCATTGATGGTTGAAAAATTTGAAATGATTTATGCATAA
- a CDS encoding DUF4438 domain-containing protein — protein MRVRKAGRTGRPGTPAMNLRDLVMITVSGQIAHPIGRASPYRIGHDGVPRVLPGSGGIVISHRIGDRCVGLAGDHVEPGVSLHNNKREIVGKKNAPNLALITYACVGNTAEVMNGPCKGKKGLVTGKHGGVAHLMIDFPTSVLRRLRIGDGIQINAHGLGLRFIGHPRVSVFSCAPGLIRRWGIRSVRQRIEVPVTHRIPASIMGSGIGKSSAVRGDFDIQLFDPDIRRRYKLGSLRFGDFVAILHSDTRFGRAYRRGMVTIGVIVHSDSTVSGHGPGVMTLLTGPLPFLRPVRDRNANLAAIYRIRSLLPARAYRPLVRTKMMRKQMRYDI, from the coding sequence ATGAGGGTTCGCAAGGCGGGCCGGACCGGACGTCCGGGCACACCGGCCATGAACCTGCGCGATCTGGTGATGATCACGGTTTCCGGCCAGATTGCCCATCCCATTGGCCGGGCCTCGCCCTACCGGATCGGCCATGACGGCGTGCCAAGGGTTCTGCCCGGCTCCGGCGGGATCGTCATCAGCCACCGCATCGGCGACCGGTGCGTGGGGCTGGCCGGGGATCATGTAGAGCCGGGCGTCTCCCTGCACAACAACAAACGGGAGATTGTCGGCAAAAAGAACGCGCCCAATCTGGCCCTGATCACCTATGCCTGCGTCGGCAACACGGCAGAGGTGATGAACGGCCCCTGCAAGGGCAAAAAGGGGCTGGTGACGGGCAAACACGGCGGGGTGGCCCATCTGATGATCGACTTCCCCACGTCCGTACTCCGGCGTCTCCGCATCGGCGACGGCATCCAGATCAACGCCCACGGCCTGGGGCTCCGGTTCATCGGCCACCCCCGGGTCAGCGTGTTCAGTTGCGCGCCCGGCCTGATCCGGCGCTGGGGCATCCGGTCGGTCCGGCAGCGGATCGAAGTGCCCGTGACCCACCGGATTCCCGCGTCAATCATGGGGTCCGGCATCGGCAAGAGCAGCGCCGTGCGCGGGGATTTTGATATCCAGCTTTTCGACCCGGATATCCGCAGAAGATACAAACTCGGCTCGCTGCGGTTCGGTGACTTTGTGGCGATCCTACATTCCGATACCCGGTTCGGCCGGGCCTATCGCCGGGGAATGGTGACCATCGGTGTGATCGTCCACAGCGACAGTACAGTCAGCGGCCACGGTCCGGGCGTGATGACGCTGCTGACCGGTCCCCTGCCCTTTCTGAGGCCGGTGCGGGACCGGAACGCGAATCTGGCGGCCATTTACCGGATACGCAGTCTGTTACCGGCCAGGGCTTATCGCCCACTGGTCAGAACGAAGATGATGCGAAAACAGATGAGGTACGACATATGA
- a CDS encoding YceI family protein, translated as MTVSDTPKSCRPADILPANRIGQNFPALRQTGFSLHIRRLSISATLCLLLSGMMCFAGSAHGAPSAEQVIVFVQPGKSSADVRFRQHRLPEIKKIAASMNADVSVVELGESAPAEVAITPLIVYQNYRGRSVYQGRTTTLRRVQNFIRTSRFVPQGDTPLIRRDVPVWKLGRAQVWAPVKITLLTGNIPENYDHETFTAKARKAIAEGFENFQLIRQARLSRSDRGFYMDFYPWISEENTLYLSLALFSQFHCKNPVFEKKKKPLVAPWSQWEALFRQAGAIMEQAVRDAIEDPESGDGFDPVDEKTETVTWEQIGFPLPPEPEKKAASVLSDAAIPTEWVSENRQPSPDDPPVVQFRFPAPLDQYAGEVTRGKGELHLARITDLDSMRGFVEMEPGSVTMGEPDLDKTLQGSLFLNVKKYPAAKFTISSVVADSAALEYGRLSPVSVTGLFTLKGRSLPLTAEMEMEPVLSEKETPLLLVRGTFQIHLDDFNIEGADGPEPASKILVFDLNFTFRPKDRPW; from the coding sequence ATGACCGTCTCTGATACGCCCAAGTCATGCCGTCCGGCTGATATACTTCCGGCAAACCGTATTGGACAGAATTTCCCCGCACTCAGACAAACGGGGTTCAGCCTGCATATCCGTCGGCTGAGCATAAGTGCCACGCTGTGCCTCCTCCTGTCCGGAATGATGTGTTTTGCCGGATCAGCACACGGCGCACCGTCCGCCGAACAGGTGATCGTCTTTGTCCAGCCGGGAAAATCTTCTGCGGATGTCCGGTTCCGACAGCACCGGCTGCCGGAAATCAAAAAGATCGCCGCGTCAATGAACGCGGATGTCTCGGTGGTCGAACTGGGAGAGAGCGCACCGGCGGAGGTCGCCATCACACCGCTGATCGTCTATCAGAATTACCGGGGGCGCTCTGTGTATCAGGGCCGGACAACGACGCTCCGGCGGGTGCAAAATTTTATCCGCACCTCACGGTTTGTCCCCCAGGGAGACACGCCCCTGATCAGAAGAGATGTGCCGGTCTGGAAACTGGGCCGCGCTCAGGTCTGGGCACCGGTCAAAATCACCCTGCTTACGGGCAACATCCCGGAAAATTATGATCACGAAACCTTTACCGCCAAAGCCCGGAAGGCGATTGCGGAAGGATTTGAAAATTTTCAACTGATCAGACAGGCCCGACTGAGCCGATCGGACCGGGGATTTTACATGGACTTCTATCCCTGGATTTCCGAAGAGAACACCCTTTATCTCTCCCTGGCCCTTTTTTCCCAGTTTCATTGCAAAAATCCGGTTTTTGAAAAGAAAAAAAAGCCGTTGGTCGCTCCCTGGTCGCAGTGGGAAGCATTGTTCCGGCAGGCCGGTGCGATCATGGAACAGGCCGTCAGAGACGCCATTGAAGACCCGGAAAGCGGAGACGGATTTGATCCGGTTGATGAAAAAACCGAAACGGTCACCTGGGAGCAGATCGGCTTTCCCCTGCCGCCGGAACCGGAAAAAAAAGCCGCTTCCGTTCTGTCGGATGCGGCCATTCCCACCGAGTGGGTATCGGAGAACCGTCAGCCATCTCCCGACGATCCTCCGGTGGTGCAGTTCCGTTTCCCCGCGCCCCTGGATCAGTACGCAGGCGAAGTCACCCGTGGGAAGGGCGAGCTGCATCTGGCCCGCATCACAGACCTGGACAGCATGAGGGGATTTGTCGAAATGGAACCGGGAAGTGTGACAATGGGGGAGCCGGATCTGGACAAAACGCTTCAGGGCAGCCTTTTTCTGAACGTCAAAAAATATCCGGCAGCAAAATTCACCATCAGTTCCGTTGTTGCCGACAGTGCGGCCCTGGAATATGGCAGATTATCTCCGGTTTCGGTCACAGGCCTCTTCACGCTTAAAGGCAGAAGCCTTCCCCTTACCGCCGAGATGGAGATGGAACCGGTTCTCAGCGAAAAAGAGACCCCGCTCCTGCTCGTCCGGGGCACGTTTCAGATCCACCTGGACGATTTCAACATAGAGGGGGCGGATGGCCCCGAGCCCGCCAGCAAAATCCTTGTCTTCGACCTCAACTTCACGTTCAGACCGAAGGATCGCCCCTGGTAA
- a CDS encoding Npt1/Npt2 family nucleotide transporter has protein sequence MTNSIKNNSRNCDGKYFAIRRLGLRTAFLFINFLLIIMALYHLKPASRSLFIESLGADRLPHVWIGTGLTMMLFIPFYNRMVVRISRFRVVLGTCLAISGLLVIFRLLLITPTQAVSAGFYIFVDILGVVLVEQFWSLTNSIYSTDEGQRWYGMVGTGGLVGGVLGGVVSAFIIRQTALQTPDLLLVAGGIILTIFALTWVMDRFGLYCEVDRPEPDPRPAKNGWRVLGKSRYLFLIAAILLLAQLASPLIDYQFLKTVEEAYPEREARTAFLSMFFSLMGTVSIGVNLGLTPLFHRKLGAIAGLLVQPLMMSLCAFGFLVHPVLFWGGASKISDRGLSYSINRASKELLYIPVDPVLIYQAKAWIDMFGYRMFKVFGSFVILIFTQWLPFAISVQGLSSFTIGICALWIGLIAVIRTDYRLARKEEFA, from the coding sequence ATGACTAATTCAATTAAGAATAATTCGCGCAATTGTGACGGGAAATATTTCGCCATCCGCAGACTCGGACTGCGGACCGCATTTCTGTTTATCAACTTTCTGCTCATTATCATGGCATTGTACCATCTGAAACCGGCCAGCCGCTCGCTGTTCATCGAATCCCTGGGGGCGGACCGGCTCCCCCATGTGTGGATCGGCACGGGTCTGACCATGATGCTCTTCATCCCGTTCTACAACCGCATGGTGGTCCGCATCAGCCGTTTCCGGGTGGTGCTGGGAACCTGCCTCGCCATCAGCGGCCTGCTGGTGATCTTCCGCCTTTTGCTCATCACGCCGACACAGGCCGTATCTGCCGGATTTTACATTTTCGTGGATATCCTGGGGGTGGTGCTGGTGGAGCAGTTCTGGAGCCTGACCAACTCCATCTACAGCACGGATGAGGGGCAGCGCTGGTACGGCATGGTGGGCACGGGCGGTCTGGTGGGCGGCGTGCTGGGCGGCGTGGTGTCGGCCTTTATCATCAGACAGACCGCCCTGCAAACCCCGGATCTCCTGCTGGTGGCCGGTGGCATTATTCTGACCATATTCGCGCTGACCTGGGTCATGGACCGGTTCGGGCTGTATTGTGAGGTGGACAGGCCGGAACCGGACCCCCGGCCTGCAAAAAACGGGTGGCGTGTCCTCGGCAAAAGCCGCTACCTCTTTCTGATCGCGGCCATTCTGCTGCTGGCCCAGCTGGCCTCGCCCCTCATCGACTACCAGTTTCTCAAAACCGTGGAAGAGGCTTATCCCGAACGGGAGGCGCGGACCGCTTTTCTCTCCATGTTTTTCAGCCTGATGGGAACCGTCTCCATCGGGGTCAATCTGGGACTGACCCCCCTGTTCCACCGGAAACTGGGGGCCATTGCCGGGCTTCTGGTCCAGCCGCTGATGATGAGCCTGTGCGCCTTCGGCTTCCTGGTCCATCCGGTACTCTTCTGGGGCGGGGCATCGAAAATCAGCGACCGGGGCCTTTCCTACTCCATCAACCGGGCCTCAAAAGAACTGCTCTACATTCCGGTTGACCCGGTGCTGATCTATCAGGCCAAGGCGTGGATCGACATGTTCGGCTACCGGATGTTCAAGGTTTTCGGCTCATTTGTCATTCTGATATTTACCCAGTGGCTGCCCTTTGCCATCAGCGTTCAGGGACTGAGCAGCTTCACCATCGGCATCTGCGCCCTGTGGATCGGCCTCATCGCGGTCATTCGGACAGATTACCGGCTGGCGAGAAAAGAGGAATTTGCCTGA
- a CDS encoding serine hydrolase — MKQKLRCYGFFIFLFFFMIPACGADSACPSLWTCSDPVLQQGLEARIDALSFRPAVADKSLCVALVDITDPVDPRMASLNGNQMMYAASLPKIAILLGAFERISRGEMALDRDTRDTLTRMIRNSSNSAATEMLNRVGRSFLLNLLQSPRYRLYDPDYNGGIWVGKPYGKSPAWKRDPLCNLSHGATVLQVARFYYLLENGRLVSPELSREMKAILGKPAIHHKFVRGLESARRNAEIYRKSGTWKQFHADSAIVERDGRRYIAVALARSPEGGRWLSRLIVALDDLIFAYLPDRYSQAADAPSS, encoded by the coding sequence ATGAAACAAAAACTGAGATGTTACGGCTTTTTTATTTTCCTGTTTTTTTTTATGATCCCGGCCTGCGGGGCCGACAGTGCCTGCCCCTCGCTGTGGACGTGTTCCGACCCGGTCCTGCAACAGGGGCTTGAGGCGCGCATTGATGCCCTCAGCTTCCGGCCGGCTGTGGCGGACAAATCCCTGTGCGTGGCCCTGGTGGACATCACCGATCCCGTGGACCCCCGCATGGCATCCCTCAACGGCAATCAGATGATGTATGCGGCCAGCCTGCCCAAAATCGCCATCCTGCTGGGGGCGTTCGAGCGGATCAGCCGGGGGGAGATGGCCCTGGACCGCGACACCCGCGACACCCTCACGCGCATGATCCGCAACTCCTCCAACAGTGCCGCCACCGAGATGCTGAACCGGGTGGGCAGATCCTTTCTGCTCAATCTGCTTCAGTCGCCCAGATACCGGCTTTACGATCCGGACTATAACGGTGGCATCTGGGTGGGCAAGCCCTATGGCAAATCCCCGGCCTGGAAGCGTGATCCCCTCTGCAATCTCTCCCACGGGGCCACGGTGTTGCAGGTGGCCCGGTTTTACTATCTGCTGGAGAACGGCCGCCTGGTCTCCCCGGAGCTGAGCCGGGAGATGAAAGCGATTCTCGGCAAACCGGCCATCCACCACAAATTCGTCAGGGGCCTGGAAAGCGCCCGGCGCAACGCGGAGATCTACCGGAAATCCGGGACGTGGAAACAGTTCCATGCGGACAGCGCCATTGTGGAACGGGACGGGCGGCGCTATATCGCCGTGGCCCTTGCCAGAAGCCCGGAGGGCGGCAGATGGCTGAGTCGTCTCATTGTGGCCCTGGACGACCTTATTTTCGCGTATCTGCCGGACCGGTATTCGCAGGCGGCGGATGCTCCTTCCTCATAA
- a CDS encoding serine hydrolase → MKNGVYTIFALLLTVTSVRAYPLDGLSHTGIARLEGYRLAQEGKARARRQPPGALLNLDQVDLRLQEYGDMEIPQPDPAFSASVRRLLGKYADRYGLAVLDVTDPARPRYAMHRDLKDHNPGSVGKLVVAVALFQALADTYPDDTEARLRVLRTAMIRADDVILSDHHKVPFWHPESMRFSYRPVQKGDTASLFTWLDWMLSASSNAAASMVIRETLLLRHFGRSYPASEPEIRAFFRETPRKYLSDLLIRSLQEPLTRNGFDTEQFRQGGFFTWRGKQIVPGTDSRANARSLIQFLLRLEQGRITDPFSSREIKRLLYMTQRRIRYASSPALGDAAVCFKSGSLYKCRAEPGFRCGKYRGNVRNLMNSVAIIEYPAAHPRLHYMVVVMSDVLRMNSAVVHQTLGTRLQRLMRKEHPPPANTGPADTRK, encoded by the coding sequence ATGAAAAACGGTGTTTACACGATATTCGCCCTGCTGCTCACGGTGACATCCGTGCGGGCCTATCCCCTGGACGGCCTATCCCACACGGGCATTGCCCGGCTGGAAGGATACCGGCTGGCCCAGGAGGGCAAGGCGCGCGCCCGGCGTCAGCCGCCGGGGGCTCTGCTGAACCTCGATCAGGTGGATCTGCGGTTGCAGGAATACGGAGACATGGAGATCCCGCAGCCGGACCCGGCCTTTTCCGCATCGGTCAGACGCCTGCTGGGGAAATACGCGGACCGCTACGGGCTGGCGGTTCTGGACGTGACTGATCCGGCCCGGCCCCGGTATGCCATGCACCGGGATCTGAAGGATCACAATCCCGGCAGCGTGGGCAAGCTTGTGGTGGCCGTGGCGCTGTTTCAGGCCTTGGCCGACACATACCCGGACGACACCGAAGCCCGGCTCCGGGTGCTGCGCACGGCAATGATCCGGGCAGACGACGTTATCCTATCCGATCACCACAAGGTTCCGTTCTGGCATCCCGAATCCATGCGGTTCTCATACCGCCCCGTTCAGAAAGGCGACACCGCCAGTCTCTTCACCTGGCTCGACTGGATGCTTTCGGCCAGCTCCAACGCGGCCGCCAGCATGGTGATCCGGGAAACCCTGCTGCTGCGCCATTTCGGGCGCAGCTATCCGGCGAGCGAGCCGGAAATCCGTGCCTTTTTCAGGGAAACGCCCCGGAAATACCTCTCCGATCTCCTGATCCGCTCACTTCAGGAGCCACTGACCCGAAACGGGTTTGACACGGAACAGTTCCGACAGGGCGGATTTTTCACATGGCGGGGAAAACAGATCGTGCCGGGAACCGACAGCCGGGCCAATGCCCGGAGCCTGATTCAGTTTCTGCTGCGGCTGGAACAGGGCCGGATTACGGACCCCTTTTCCAGCCGCGAGATCAAGCGCCTGCTTTACATGACCCAGCGCCGCATCCGGTACGCCTCCTCACCGGCCCTTGGGGATGCGGCCGTCTGTTTCAAGTCCGGCTCTCTGTACAAATGCCGGGCCGAACCCGGATTCAGATGCGGCAAATACCGGGGCAATGTGCGCAACCTGATGAACTCGGTGGCCATTATCGAATATCCCGCAGCACATCCCCGGCTTCACTATATGGTGGTGGTCATGTCCGATGTGCTGAGAATGAACTCCGCCGTGGTCCATCAGACCCTGGGTACCCGGCTCCAAAGGCTTATGAGGAAGGAGCATCCGCCGCCTGCGAATACCGGTCCGGCAGATACGCGAAAATAA
- a CDS encoding PEP/pyruvate-binding domain-containing protein, whose amino-acid sequence MIKRALLTAGLIIMWMGWIPGHSPANAEEAPLPDTRILKTHIEAMKEAPRGPFSRIRWFCRDGTIHPPKPYPCEERGGGVQHGEWSDRTKALRAKGYHIASVLADTDAGALIRTPEFPDILRQMILEQFLINADDGWIYRQARYYRGALQAEDEEAGGRELLLALVQQKSWREDRFPVLREAVRFLPHGRDNARITRMRQLSRAMGERDPEFNALRIKLHVRPDADDARAVRDYAARSAAPEDKAEYAELAGLIDAIYRTDNLVAEMAILATRLPDPSIAEVLTRQAARLVSARTPEAGLEVMAGLLRFLRDHLHQAGSPALMLAFLDISLGLEDNFFRVGSQLAPRLKHYPRRTRLRWLGSGIDALRGVGLISGRQRSFLNASLRAVTRAEPLLAVYKGELDYLARVPGWADRFHSLRFSRTVDHLAAIEPLTRRYLHDRLHTSPLLFYTAVIDTLLTDADRLTGVSHTLFGQKISGGLRGLNPGLARGILRFAPEPPDRTPLARDGIYVLPATTDALTPVAGIITAGEGNALSHVQLLARNLGIPNVASDRRLLSRLEKKAGEPVVLAVSPGGVVRLAGDGPEWESLFKKEKQSAPDMVIRPDLNKIDLTTRRFFSLADLRASDSGRICGPKAANLGELKHHFPQAVTEGVVIPFGVYRALLDRPFAPGGPSIFEWMKGQYAAIGAIPAGQARQNAESRFLEEMRNRILSIDSGPEFRRTLARAMKNILGEDGTYGVFVRSDTNVEDLSGFTGAGLNLTVPHVVGFDNIIRAISRVWASPFAERAFRWRQGHMEGPEHVYCSVLLMKSVPADKSGVMVTADLANGNTDTLYVAVNRGVGGAVAGQRSEELRIDLSTGKIRLMAQATEPLRRVLLPKGGLKKIPAGNSDSVLEPDEILRLIRLARSVPEKFPRLRNNQGEPVPADIEFGFYNGDLVLFQIRPFLENRHARRSLFLHGLDKRPEKMRGRKVDLDEVGG is encoded by the coding sequence ATGATAAAACGCGCTTTACTGACAGCAGGCCTGATCATAATGTGGATGGGATGGATACCGGGCCACTCTCCGGCCAATGCGGAAGAAGCACCTCTGCCGGACACCCGCATCCTGAAAACCCATATTGAAGCGATGAAGGAGGCTCCGCGCGGCCCGTTCAGCCGCATCCGCTGGTTTTGCAGAGACGGAACAATCCACCCCCCGAAACCGTATCCCTGCGAGGAACGGGGCGGCGGGGTTCAGCACGGGGAATGGAGCGACCGGACAAAAGCGCTTCGGGCAAAGGGCTACCACATCGCCAGCGTACTGGCGGATACAGATGCCGGGGCGCTGATCCGAACCCCGGAGTTCCCGGACATACTCCGCCAGATGATTCTGGAGCAGTTCCTCATCAACGCGGATGACGGGTGGATTTACCGTCAGGCCCGTTATTACCGGGGCGCATTGCAGGCCGAAGACGAGGAGGCCGGCGGGCGCGAACTCCTGCTGGCACTGGTTCAGCAGAAATCATGGCGGGAAGACCGCTTTCCCGTGCTGCGCGAGGCGGTCCGGTTTCTGCCCCATGGCCGGGACAACGCACGGATCACCCGGATGCGCCAGCTTTCCCGCGCCATGGGGGAGCGTGATCCGGAGTTTAATGCCCTGCGCATCAAACTTCACGTCCGGCCTGACGCGGATGACGCCCGTGCGGTGCGCGACTATGCGGCCCGGTCCGCCGCGCCTGAAGACAAAGCGGAATATGCGGAACTGGCAGGGCTGATTGACGCCATTTACCGGACAGACAATCTCGTCGCCGAAATGGCCATTCTGGCGACCCGGCTCCCGGACCCGTCCATCGCGGAAGTACTGACGAGGCAGGCCGCCCGCCTTGTGAGCGCCCGGACACCGGAAGCCGGTCTGGAGGTCATGGCCGGACTCCTCAGATTCCTGCGTGATCATCTGCACCAGGCCGGAAGCCCCGCCCTGATGCTCGCCTTTCTGGATATCAGCCTGGGCCTGGAGGATAATTTTTTCCGGGTCGGCAGCCAGCTTGCCCCCCGGCTGAAACACTACCCCCGCCGTACCCGGCTGCGATGGCTCGGAAGCGGCATTGACGCTCTCCGGGGCGTGGGCCTCATCTCCGGCAGACAGCGGAGTTTCCTGAACGCCAGCCTCCGGGCCGTAACCCGCGCCGAACCGCTCCTTGCCGTCTACAAGGGCGAACTCGACTACCTGGCCCGCGTGCCCGGATGGGCCGACCGGTTTCACAGCCTCCGCTTTTCCCGCACGGTGGACCACCTGGCCGCCATTGAGCCGCTCACCCGGCGCTATCTTCACGACCGCCTCCACACCAGTCCCCTGCTCTTTTACACGGCGGTCATCGACACCCTGCTGACGGATGCGGATCGGCTGACCGGCGTCTCCCACACTCTGTTCGGTCAGAAAATATCCGGCGGCCTGCGGGGACTCAACCCCGGTCTGGCACGCGGGATTCTCCGGTTTGCCCCGGAGCCGCCGGACAGAACGCCGCTGGCGCGGGACGGCATCTATGTGCTTCCGGCCACCACGGACGCGCTGACGCCCGTGGCCGGAATCATCACGGCAGGAGAGGGAAACGCCCTCTCCCACGTCCAGTTGCTGGCCCGGAACCTCGGCATCCCCAACGTGGCATCCGATCGCCGCCTGCTCTCCCGGCTTGAGAAAAAGGCAGGTGAACCCGTGGTGCTGGCTGTCAGCCCCGGCGGCGTGGTCCGGCTCGCCGGGGACGGCCCCGAATGGGAATCCCTTTTCAAAAAAGAGAAACAGAGCGCCCCGGATATGGTGATCCGCCCGGATCTGAACAAAATCGACCTGACCACCCGCCGGTTTTTCTCTCTGGCCGATCTGCGGGCTTCGGATTCGGGCCGGATCTGCGGTCCCAAGGCCGCCAATCTCGGCGAGCTGAAACATCACTTCCCACAGGCTGTTACCGAAGGCGTGGTCATCCCCTTCGGCGTCTACCGCGCCCTGCTGGACCGGCCCTTTGCCCCCGGCGGCCCGTCGATTTTTGAGTGGATGAAGGGCCAATATGCCGCCATCGGCGCCATCCCTGCGGGTCAGGCGCGTCAGAACGCGGAGAGCCGGTTTCTGGAAGAGATGCGAAACCGGATTCTGAGCATCGACTCCGGCCCGGAATTCCGGCGCACACTTGCCCGGGCCATGAAAAACATTCTGGGGGAAGACGGCACCTACGGCGTCTTTGTGCGAAGCGACACCAATGTGGAAGACCTGTCGGGGTTCACGGGCGCGGGCCTCAACCTCACCGTGCCCCATGTGGTGGGATTTGACAATATTATCCGGGCCATCTCCCGCGTCTGGGCATCACCCTTTGCCGAGCGGGCCTTCCGGTGGCGTCAGGGCCACATGGAGGGGCCGGAACACGTCTACTGCTCCGTGCTGCTGATGAAGAGCGTCCCTGCCGATAAATCGGGCGTCATGGTGACCGCCGATCTGGCAAACGGCAACACGGATACGCTTTATGTGGCGGTCAACCGGGGCGTGGGCGGGGCCGTGGCCGGTCAGCGGTCCGAAGAGCTGCGCATCGACCTCAGTACCGGGAAAATACGGCTCATGGCCCAGGCCACCGAACCGCTCCGCCGGGTGCTTCTGCCCAAAGGCGGCCTGAAAAAAATACCTGCCGGAAACAGCGACTCGGTGCTGGAACCGGATGAAATTCTGCGACTGATCCGGCTGGCCCGGAGTGTGCCGGAAAAATTTCCCCGGCTGCGAAATAATCAGGGCGAACCGGTTCCGGCCGACATCGAGTTCGGCTTTTACAACGGCGACCTGGTGCTGTTTCAGATCCGCCCCTTTCTGGAAAACAGACACGCCCGCCGCAGTCTGTTTCTGCACGGGCTGGACAAACGTCCCGAAAAAATGCGGGGTCGCAAGGTCGATCTGGACGAGGTGGGCGGATAG